From a single Fusobacterium ulcerans ATCC 49185 genomic region:
- the ribE gene encoding 6,7-dimethyl-8-ribityllumazine synthase: MKVLEGNYAGRGLRVGIVAARFNEFITSKLIGGAEDALVRHEVAKDDIELAWVPGAFEIPLAAKKMAESGRYDAVITLGAVIKGSTPHFDYVCAEVSKGVATVSLQSNIPVIFGVLTTNTIEEAIQRAGTKAGNKGFDAGVTAIEMVNLLKGM, translated from the coding sequence ATGAAAGTATTAGAAGGAAATTATGCAGGTAGAGGGTTAAGAGTTGGAATTGTAGCAGCAAGATTTAATGAGTTCATCACATCTAAGTTAATAGGTGGAGCAGAGGATGCACTTGTTAGACATGAAGTTGCAAAAGATGATATTGAATTAGCTTGGGTACCTGGAGCATTTGAAATTCCTTTAGCAGCAAAGAAAATGGCAGAATCAGGGAGATATGATGCTGTAATTACTCTAGGAGCAGTAATTAAAGGATCGACACCGCATTTTGATTACGTTTGTGCAGAAGTTTCTAAAGGAGTGGCTACTGTAAGTCTTCAAAGTAATATACCTGTAATATTTGGTGTACTTACTACAAATACTATAGAAGAAGCTATCCAAAGAGCTGGAACAAAAGCAGGAAATAAAGGATTTGATGCTGGAGTTACAGCTATTGAAATGGTAAACTTGCTAAAGGGGATGTAA